From one Orcinus orca chromosome 10, mOrcOrc1.1, whole genome shotgun sequence genomic stretch:
- the PROK2 gene encoding prokineticin-2 isoform X4: MRARAEGCGGRCLRGARGGGAGARGSTCAVRTWAGPGRAGWAREVCPRRGPRACGCPGGGVSHCGVCLYSRRQARVRRRPASQPLRDPTRAPPTAPQPPPRPEGAMSSPRCAPLLLLLLLPPLLLKSPAGDAAVITGACDKDPQCGGGMCCAVSIWVKSIRICTPMGKVGDSCHPLTRKLGDLSQVR, encoded by the exons ATGCGGGCGCGTGCGGAAGGCTGCGGCGGGCGCTGCCTGCGTGGCGCccggggcgggggcgcgggggcCCGCGGCAGCACGTGCGCGGTGAGGACgtgggccgggccgggccgggccgggtgGGCGCGGGAGGTGTGCCCGCGCCGTGGCCCCCGCGCGTGCGGCTGCCCGGGTGGCGGTGTGAGTCACTGCGGAGTTTGTCTTTATAGCCGCCGGCAGGCTCGCGTGAGACGCCGGCCCGCCAGCCAGCCGCTCCGCGATCCAACCCGCGCGCCCCCAACGGCCCCCCAACCGCCGCCCAGGCCCGAGGGCGCCATGAGTAGCCCGCGCTGCGCCccgctgctgctcctgctgctgctgccgccgctgctGCTCAAGTCCCCCGCGGGGGACGCCGCCGTCATCACCGGG GCCTGCGACAAGGACCCCCAGTGTGGTGGAGGCATGTGCTGTGCTGTTAGTATCTGGGTTAAGAGCATACGGATTTGCACACCGATGGGCAAAGTGGGAGACAGCTGCCATCCGCTGACTCGTAAA